Proteins from a genomic interval of Macadamia integrifolia cultivar HAES 741 unplaced genomic scaffold, SCU_Mint_v3 scaffold2973, whole genome shotgun sequence:
- the LOC122067554 gene encoding homeobox-DDT domain protein RLT3-like, whose amino-acid sequence MGDDEVLIMTQDHGTKRKTAHQLEALEKLYSEDHCPTQKAMENYAVTLKLTYKQVRGWFAQKRRRERRENRVCLLSKKCLISRTDCSRLSGCGKKIFKSDSLAQRVETSSFSKPNQLRLVKLDQSKKKHHRSCYTSQCVGHGDGRTQPLQLKNFMVQSRNTKLNKKVYPLQDMLPPDYILQKVFRKDGPPLGVEFDTPPGAFCCWRGARNSLPACQDDKKEPKGRKVVEINFQLVEHLWV is encoded by the exons ATGGGAGATGATGAGGTTCTAATAATGACGCAAGACCATGGCACAAAGAGGAAGACTGCGCACCAACTCGAGGCTCTGGAGAAACTCTATTCAG AGGACCATTGTCCTACACAAAAAGCTATGGAGAACTATGCCGTGACTCTGAAGTTGACATATAAGCAAGTACGTGGCTGGTTTGCTCAAAAgaggagaagggagagaagggaaaatagAGTATGTTTATTGAGTAAGAAATGTTTAATAAGCAGAACTGATTGTAGCAGACTAAGTGGATGTGGAAAAAAGATATTCAAGTCAGATTCGTTGGCTCAAAGAGTGgaaacatcttcattttcaaaaCCCAATCAATTGCGGCTGGTAAAGTTAGACCAATCCAAGAAGAAGCACCATAGGTCATGTTATACCAGTCAATGTGTTGGGCATGGAGATGGAAGGACCCAACCCCTGCAGCTGAAGAACTTTATGGTTCAAAGCAGGAATACAAAGCTAAACAAAAAGGTTTACCCCCTTCAAGACATGCTTCCTCCAGATTACATTCTGCAGAAAGTATTCAGAAAAGATGGTCCTCCTCTTGGTGTGGAGTTTGATACTCCTCCTGGTGCATTTTGCTGTTGGAGAG GTGCCAGAAATTCTCTTCCTGCTTGCCAAGACGACAAAAAAGAACCCAAAGGGAGAAAGGTAGTGGAAATAAATTTCCAATTGGTTGAACATCTTTGGGTTTGA